The following proteins come from a genomic window of Micromonospora echinofusca:
- a CDS encoding DUF6011 domain-containing protein: MPDQVAASPDEEPVECEDCGRLLRTKRARAERVGPKCRRRRLVMGAGA, encoded by the coding sequence ATGCCTGACCAGGTGGCGGCCAGCCCGGACGAAGAGCCGGTGGAGTGCGAGGACTGCGGGCGACTGCTGCGCACGAAGCGGGCCCGCGCCGAGCGGGTCGGACCGAAGTGCCGGCGGCGGCGACTGGTGATGGGAGCAGGGGCATGA